In Plodia interpunctella isolate USDA-ARS_2022_Savannah chromosome 9, ilPloInte3.2, whole genome shotgun sequence, a single genomic region encodes these proteins:
- the LOC128672487 gene encoding peroxisomal membrane protein 11C-like, which translates to MSSITEDICELLDSYNGRDKVVRLACYAFKLYGCIKDEKPWQTAGSRLSNARLMLRLFDDIPMIRHTYNYGLGRHESSKTSAILGVLANAVDQFFLPIEKACWLYEVGVLKLNPDTAEKLDTVSTGLWAASLYISLLQTMRSIRHLWWSRDCLQTSSEGGGADARRNLDVRLVLQLVTVTKQCLDITHAVSCLPSGCLWGERIGGTKVAAIATTSSVIGIALFFAKKRLLK; encoded by the exons ATGTCTTCGATAACCGAAGATATTTGCGAGCTATTGGACAGCTACAATGGTAGAGACAAG GTAGTCCGTCTAGCCTGCTATGCGTTCAAGCTGTACGGCTGCATTAAGGACGAGAAGCCATGGCAGACGGCAGGCTCCCGGCTCTCCAACGCCAGGCTCATGTTGAGGTTATTTGATGACATTCCCATGATCAGACACACATACAACTATGGCTTGGGAAGACAT gaaTCTTCAAAAACATCTGCCATTCTTGGTGTCCTGGCAAATGCAGTGGACCAGTTCTTCTTGCCCATCGAGAAAGCATGCTGGCTGTATGAAGTCGGGGTCCTGAAGTTGAACCCCGACACGGCTGAGAAGTTGGACACTGTCAGTACGGGTCTTTGGGCTGCTAGTCTTTATATTTCTCTATTACA AACTATGCGTTCAATCAGGCATCTTTGGTGGAGCAGGGATTGCCTGCAAACCAGTTCGGAAGGCGGTGGCGCAGACGCCAGACGAAACTTGGACGTGAGACTAGTGTTGCAGCTAGTGACTGTCACCAAACAGTGTCTGGACATCACCCACGCCGTCAGCTGCCTCCCCTCCGGCTGCCTTTGGGGGGAGAGGATAGGAGGAACGAAAGTTGCAGCAATCGCAACTACATCTTCAGTTATAGGCATCGCATTGTTTTTTGCTAAGAAACGGTTGCtcaaatag
- the LOC128672485 gene encoding F-box only protein 9 has translation MASNEGSVDGTSGECEEPEDPSSSTLAEAIEKIDLEPKHPQDELTEFRQRWRQELEVNSTPEPESTRTPEPEIKPAIKDKQTSPREDDMATEPQDEQTTFRHNWRRELEATPTPETEVTPVTEAEQTPPESEEEMAKRIFLRAAELERRGEPYEAVPLYRRALQLAPDVEVRLYCAGAQLADQHQVESEPEEVPTENHNQSDDEEEWIEGEDLLTRLQRIVNRRGVLCEPEIPTKEAHLSWLPCEVVALVLRWVVGSELDARSLERVAACCRGLYVLARDRDLYRDLCLSTWGVECGTPRGLGLGSWREMYISRPRLLLHGCYISKTTYLRQGENSFQDQFYRPLFLVHYYRYLRFFPDGTVLMWTTPDEPVGCVPQLKTKLVKAALGIMTGHYRLMGDKVVIVIKKSTDKKQPPSNHTRFRSRRREVPEQHEQIFHVELELRDVRHRRNFQLAWRAYSICSRRDQWTQFDITPAKFPPFAFSGVKSYMAEATAPL, from the exons ATG GCTTCCAATGAAGGGTCTGTAGATGGCACCAGCGGGGAGTGTGAGGAGCCTGAGGACCCTTCATCTTCAACCTTGGCTGAGGCCATAGAAAAAATTGATTTGGAG CCAAAACACCCGCAGGATGAGCTTACGGAGTTCCGTCAAAGGTGGCGACAGGAACTGGAGGTGAACTCAACTCCAGAACCAGAGTCGACCCGCACTCCAGAGCCAGAGATTAAGCCTGCTATAAAGGATAAACAAACATCTCCAAGAGAAGATGATATg GCCACAGAGCCTCAAGATGAACAGACTACTTTCCGGCATAATTGGCGGCGAGAGTTAGAGGCCACCCCCACTCCGGAGACCGAGGTGACACCAGTGACTGAAGCTGAGCAAACACCACCTGAAAGTGAGGAAGAAATG GCCAAGCGCATATTCTTGCGCGCGGCGGAGCTGGAGCGGCGCGGGGAGCCGTACGAGGCTGTGCCGCTCTACCGGCGCGCGCTGCAGCTCGCGCCCGACGTCGAGGTGCGCTTGTACTGCGCGGGCGCTCAGCTCGCCGACCAGCACCAGG TGGAATCGGAACCGGAAGAGGTGCCGACTGAGAACCATAACCAAAGTGATGACGAGGAAGAGTGGATCGAGGGTGAAGACCTGCTGACGAGGCTGCAGCGCATCGTGAACAGGAGAGGGGTGCTATGTGAGCCGGAGATACCTACCAag GAGGCGCACCTGTCGTGGCTGCCGTGCGAGGTGGTGGCGCTGGTGCTGCGCTGGGTGGTCGGCAGTGAGCTGGACGCGCGCTCGCTGGAGCGCGTCGCCGCCTGCTGTCGCGGCCTCTACGTGCTGGCGCGCGACCGCGACCTCTACCGGGACCTGTGTCTCAG TACGTGGGGTGTGGAGTGCGGCACCCCTCGCGGTCTGGGGCTGGGCTCGTGGCGGGAGATGTACATCAGCCGGCCGCGGCTGCTGCTGCACGGCTGCTACATCTCCAAGACCACCTACCTGCGCCAGGGGGAGAACTCCTTCCAAGACCAGTTCTACAGGCCTCTGTTCCTCGTCCATTACTATAGATATCTGAG ATTCTTCCCGGACGGCACTGTGTTGATGTGGACGACGCCGGACGAGCCGGTGGGCTGTGTGCCGCAGCTCAAGACCAAGCTGGTGAAGGCTGCGCTGGGCATCATGACCGGGCATTACAGGCTCATGGGCGACAAG GTTGTGATCGTGATCAAGAAGTCCACGGACAAGAAGCAGCCGCCGTCCAACCACACGCGGTTCAGGTCGCGGAGACGCGAGGTGCCCGAGCAACACGAACAGATCTTCCATGTG GAATTAGAACTGCGCGACGTCCGCCACCGCCGCAACTTTCAACTGGCCTGGCGCGCGTACTCCATCTGCAGCCGCAGGGACCAGTGGACGCAGTTCGACATCACCCCGGCCAAGTTCCCGCCCTTCGCCTTCAGCGGGGTCAAGAGCTACATGGCTGAGGCTACCGCGCCTTTGTAA
- the LOC128672488 gene encoding peroxisomal membrane protein 11C-like: MSAVVNEFCDLLQSHANRDKVVSLASYILKLWGSSAQCKELLAASARLAGARATLRLFDDATALKTLLAYGWGQQDGPLWGTLGVAGSVFNLSYLQAEKVVWLIDVGVLVVSKEFDYTARTAHKVFWSLSAFVGLIRSIRALHASALAVKSARTKCAGARYRQACFTSSKALLDVVHAVSWLPRGWLWGGRLSAEKASTVAITSAVLALIIHYHGKRLAPAKTK, from the exons ATGAGTGCGGTGGTGAACGAATTTTGTGATTTGCTGCAGTCGCACGCCAACAGAGATAAG GTAGTATCACTAGCGAGCTACATTCTCAAGTTATGGGGCTCGTCCGCGCAGTGCAAGGAGCTGCTGGCCGCGAGCGCGCGGCTGGCCGGCGCACGCGCAACATTACGGCTCTTTGACGACGCTACCGCTCTCAAAACTTTGCTGGCATACGGTTGGGGGCAACAG GACGGTCCACTATGGGGCACCCTGGGCGTGGCGGGCAGTGTGTTCAACCTGAGCTACCTTCAAGCTGAGAAGGTGGTCTGGCTGATCGATGTGGGCGTGCTGGTGGTCTCCAAGGAGTTTGACTACACCGCCAGAACCGCGCATAAGGTGTTCTGGTCGTTATCTGCTTTTGTTGGACTTATTCG ATCAATCAGGGCGTTGCACGCAAGCGCTTTAGCTGTAAAATCGGCGCGTACTAAATGCGCCGGCGCACGTTACCGCCAGGCCTGCTTCACGTCCAGCAAGGCGTTGCTGGACGTCGTCCACGCCGTCAGCTGGCTGCCACGTGGCTGGCTGTGGGGCGGACGGCTCAGTGCAGAGAAGGCTAGCACTGTCGCTATAACGTCGGCTGTGTTAGCGTTGATCATACATTATCATGGGAAGAGGCTGGCGCCGGCTAAGACTAAATGA